A genomic stretch from Macaca nemestrina isolate mMacNem1 chromosome 16, mMacNem.hap1, whole genome shotgun sequence includes:
- the LOC105491734 gene encoding kelch repeat and BTB domain-containing protein 6, whose translation MQSREDAPRSRRLASPRGGKRPKKIHKPTVSAFFTGPEELKDTAHSAALLAQLKSFYDARQLCDVTIEVVTPGSGPGTGRLFPCNRNVLAAACPYFKSMFTGGMYESQQTSVTMHDVDAESFEVLVDYCYTGRVSLSEANVERLYAASDMLQLEYVREACASFLARRLDLTNCTAILKFADAFGHRKLRSQAQSYIAQNFKQLSHMGSIREETLADLTLAQLLAVLRLDSLDVESEQTVCHVAVQWLEAAPKERGPSAAEVFKCVRWMHFTEEDQDYLEGLLTKPIVKKYCLDVIEGALQMRYGDLLYKSLVPVPNSSSSSSSSSNSLVSAAENPPQRLGMCAKEMVIFFGHPRDPFLCCDPYSGDLYKVPSPLTCLAHTRTVTTLAVCISPDHDIYLAAQPRTDLWVYKPAQNSWQQLADRLLCREGMDVAYLNGYIYILGGRDPITGVKLKEVECYNVKRNQWALVAPLPHSFLSFDLMVIRDYLYALNSKRMFCYDPSHNMWLKCVSLKRNDFQEACVFNEEIYCICDIPVMKVYNPVRAEWRQMNNIPLVSETNNYRIIKHGQKLLLITSRTPQWKKNRVTVYEYDIRGDQWINIGTTLGLLQFDSNFFCLSARVYPSCLEPGQSFLTEEEEIPSESSTEWDLGGFSEPDSESGSSSSLSDDDFWVRVAPQ comes from the coding sequence ATGCAGTCCCGGGAAGACGCCCCGCGCTCTCGCCGCCTCGCCAGTCCCCGTGGTGGGAAGCGGCCCAAGAAGATTCACAAACCCACGGTTTCGGCCTTTTTCACGGGTCCAGAGGAATTAAAGGACACGGCCCATTCTGCAGCGCTGCTGGCACAGCTCAAGTCCTTCTACGATGCGCGGCAGCTGTGTGATGTGACCATCGAGGTGGTGACGCCTGGCAGCGGGCCTGGCACGGGTCGCCTCTTCCCCTGCAACCGCAATGTGCTGGCCGCCGCGTGTCCCTACTTCAAGAGCATGTTCACAGGTGGCATGTACGAGAGCCAGCAGACTAGCGTGACCATGCACGATGTGGACGCCGAGTCCTTCGAGGTGTTGGTCGACTACTGCTACACGGGTCGTGTGTCTCTCAGCGAGGCCAACGTGGAGCGCCTGTACGCGGCCTCCGACATGCTGCAACTGGAGTATGTGCGGGAAGCCTGTGCCTCCTTCTTAGCCCGACGTCTTGACCTGACCAACTGCACTGCCATCCTCAAGTTTGCAGACGCCTTTGGCCATCGCAAGCTGCGATCCCAGGCCCAGTCCTATATAGCTCAGAACTTCAAGCAGCTCAGCCACATGGGTTCAATTCGGGAGGAGACTCTAGCAGATCTGACCCTGGCCCAGCTGCTGGCTGTCCTGCGCTTAGATAGTCTGGACGTGGAGAGTGAGCAGACAGTGTGCCACGTGGCAGTGCAGTGGCTGGAGGCTGCTCCCAAGGAGCGGGGTCCCAGTGCTGCGGAAGTCTTCAAGTGCGTGCGCTGGATGCACTTCACTGAAGAAGATCAGGACTACTTAGAAGGGCTGCTGACCAAGCCCATCGTGAAGAAGTACTGCCTGGACGTTATCGAAGGGGCCCTGCAGATGCGCTATGGTGACCTGTTGTACAAGTCTCTGGTGCCAGTgccaaacagcagcagcagcagcagtagcagcagcaacTCTCTTGTATCTGCAGCAGAAAATCCACCCCAGAGACTGGGTATGTGTGCCAAGGAGATGGTGATCTTCTTTGGACACCCCAGAGATCCCTTTCTCTGCTGTGATCCATACTCGGGGGACCTTTACAAAGTGCCGTCACCTTTGACCTGTCTGGCTCACACTAGGACTGTCACCACCTTAGCTGTCTGTATCTCTCCTGACCATGACATCTATCTAGCTGCCCAGCCCAGGACAGACCTCTGGGTGTATAAACCAGCTCAGAACAGTTGGCAGCAACTTGCAGATCGCTTGCTGTGTCGTGAGGGCATGGATGTGGCATATCTCAATGGCTACATCTACATTTTGGGGGGGCGAGACCCTATTACTGGAGTTAAGTTGAAGGAAGTGGAATGCTACAATGTGAAGAGAAACCAGTGGGCATTGGTGGCTCCACTGCCCCATTCTTTTTTATCCTTTGACCTAATGGTAATTCGGGACTATCTCTATGCTCTCAACAGTAAGCGCATGTTCTGTTATGATCCTAGCCATAATATGTGGTTGAAGTGCGTTTCTCTGAAGCGCAATGACTTTCAGGAAGCGTGCGTCTTCAATGAGGAGATCTACTGTATCTGTGACATCCCAGTCATGAAGGTCTACAACCCAGTTAGGGCAGAATGGAGGCAAATGAATAATATTCCCTTGGTCTCAGAGACCAACAACTACCGGATTATCAAGCATGGCCAAAAATTGTTGCTCATCACCTCTCGCACCCCACAATGGAAAAAGAACCGGGTGACTGTGTATGAATATGATATTAGGGGAGACCAATGGATTAATATAGGTACCACATTAGGCCTCTTGCAGTTTGATTCTAACTTTTTTTGCCTCTCTGCTCGTGTTTATCCTTCCTGCCTTGAACCTGGTCAGAGTTTTCTcactgaagaagaagaaataccaAGTGAGTCTAGCACTGAATGGGACTTAGGTGGATTCAGTGAGCCAGACTCTGAGTCAGGAAGTTCAAGTTCTCTTTCTGATGATGATTTTTGGGTGCGTGTAGCGCCTCAGTGA